Proteins encoded by one window of Candidatus Mesenet endosymbiont of Phosphuga atrata:
- a CDS encoding class II aldolase/adducin family protein, with amino-acid sequence MGSKSENVKNTVKKDLVYAYQIISYLGLDDHTYTHLSARVEDHYYIYPFGMRFSEVHENYLMKVSFTGKIIEGKEYQYNKTGYVIHGSIYQKRPDIKAVFHLHTPAIVAVASIKVGLFPMSQWALHFYNRVSHHKYDSLALNSEQGDKIVSDLKDNFVMMMQNHGAIICGRTIWEAMFYTYHLEQACKTQCLTLSMNQPVNLPREEICFKAASDLLSFEEDIGMRDWQAWKRLIDSNCKLNERK; translated from the coding sequence GTGGGCTCTAAATCAGAAAATGTAAAAAATACTGTAAAGAAAGATCTAGTTTATGCATATCAGATTATATCTTATTTAGGTCTTGATGATCATACCTACACTCATTTATCCGCACGTGTTGAGGATCATTATTACATTTATCCTTTCGGCATGCGTTTTAGTGAAGTGCATGAGAATTACCTTATGAAGGTTTCATTTACTGGGAAAATTATTGAAGGTAAGGAGTATCAGTATAATAAAACTGGGTATGTCATTCATGGTTCTATTTATCAAAAACGACCTGACATTAAAGCAGTATTTCATCTTCATACTCCTGCTATTGTTGCAGTTGCTTCTATAAAAGTAGGGTTGTTCCCTATGAGTCAATGGGCATTGCATTTTTATAATCGTGTTTCGCATCACAAATATGATTCTTTAGCACTAAACTCTGAGCAAGGGGATAAAATAGTGAGCGATTTAAAAGATAATTTTGTTATGATGATGCAAAATCATGGGGCAATTATATGCGGTAGAACGATTTGGGAAGCGATGTTCTATACGTATCATCTAGAGCAAGCATGCAAAACCCAATGTTTAACCTTATCTATGAATCAGCCCGTAAATCTACCTAGAGAAGAAATTTGTTTTAAAGCTGCAAGTGATCTTTTATCTTTTGAGGAAGACATAGGTATGCGTGATTGGCAAGCATGGAAACGCTTAATTGATTCTAATTGTAAGCTAAATGAGAGAAAATAA
- the hemB gene encoding porphobilinogen synthase, with amino-acid sequence MTAFPNIRLRRKRLSNWLLNLTRENELSINDLILPLFVHNGTEIYEPITGLPNIKCYPIANLLSVIEKAKNLGINAIAIFPVVENNFKTENASEAYNPDNLICSAIRQVKSEFESNIGIIADVALDPYSIHGHDGVVIDGKIANDETIPILCKQALVLAAAGCDVVAPSDMMDGRIQAIRTALDNSNFQDVLILSYAVKYCSGFYAPFRQAVGSCSFSSSIDKSSYQLDFGNTKEAMCEIQMDIDEAADIIMIKPGMPYLDVIRAAADKFDIPIFAYQVSGEYAMLKAASEKGWLEYDKVIYESLLSFKRAGAKSIFTYAALEIAELSRLYRQCKFL; translated from the coding sequence ATGACTGCTTTTCCAAATATAAGATTAAGGCGTAAACGTTTAAGCAATTGGCTTTTAAACCTAACGCGAGAAAATGAATTGTCAATTAATGATCTAATTTTGCCGCTATTTGTGCACAACGGCACAGAGATCTATGAGCCTATTACTGGCTTACCCAATATAAAATGCTATCCAATTGCAAATTTGCTTTCGGTTATTGAAAAAGCTAAGAATTTAGGTATCAATGCTATTGCTATTTTTCCTGTTGTTGAAAATAATTTTAAGACTGAGAATGCCAGTGAAGCGTATAATCCAGACAACTTAATTTGCTCCGCTATTCGTCAGGTAAAATCGGAATTTGAAAGCAATATAGGAATTATTGCAGATGTTGCGCTTGATCCATATAGCATTCATGGTCATGACGGAGTTGTAATTGATGGTAAGATTGCAAATGATGAAACTATACCTATCTTATGCAAACAAGCATTAGTGTTAGCTGCTGCTGGATGTGATGTAGTTGCACCTTCTGATATGATGGATGGTAGAATTCAAGCGATAAGAACAGCATTAGACAATAGCAATTTTCAAGATGTACTGATACTATCCTATGCAGTAAAATATTGCTCAGGTTTCTATGCACCATTCCGGCAAGCAGTAGGCTCGTGTTCATTTTCAAGTTCAATTGATAAAAGTAGTTATCAGCTAGATTTTGGCAATACAAAAGAAGCAATGTGCGAAATTCAGATGGATATAGATGAAGCTGCAGATATTATCATGATAAAACCTGGGATGCCATATTTAGATGTGATTAGAGCTGCAGCCGATAAGTTTGATATCCCGATTTTTGCCTATCAAGTTAGTGGTGAATATGCAATGCTTAAAGCTGCGTCAGAAAAAGGTTGGCTTGAATATGATAAAGTAATATATGAATCATTACTTAGTTTTAAACGTGCTGGTGCTAAGTCTATTTTTACTTATGCTGCTCTTGAAATTGCTGAATTAAGTCGACTATATCGGCAGTGCAAATTTTTATAA
- the odhB gene encoding 2-oxoglutarate dehydrogenase complex dihydrolipoyllysine-residue succinyltransferase translates to MSTIDIRVTNLGGESITEGTIGEIYKKEGDQVQKDDVVLVIDTDKTTLEITSPAVGYIKKMHVGKGDDVRRDTLLTELCTEMVDQNIKQEEKATDNTTASKKDAPSAQKMMRENEIKPNEIEGTGMGSRITKSDVIDHINRKEIPTAINIQDDVPSRDINVTREKRVKMSKIRQVIAARLKESQNTAAILTTFNEIDMKNVMDLRIKYKDPFEKKHGVKLGFMSFFIKAVTLALKEVPEINAEISKDEIIYKNYYDIGVAVGTDKGLVVPVIRNADQMSFAEIENTLIQLSKNARENKLQVADLIGATFTISNGGIYGSLLSTPIINPPQSGILGMHTIQNRPVAIGNSIEIRPMMYIALSYDHRIVDGKGAVTFLAIVKQYIEDPNRLALGV, encoded by the coding sequence ATGAGTACGATAGATATTAGGGTAACTAATTTAGGTGGTGAATCAATTACAGAAGGTACAATAGGTGAAATATATAAAAAAGAAGGTGACCAAGTACAAAAAGATGATGTGGTACTTGTAATTGATACTGATAAAACAACACTTGAAATCACTTCTCCTGCTGTAGGATATATAAAAAAAATGCATGTAGGTAAAGGTGATGATGTTAGGAGAGATACGTTACTTACGGAGCTTTGTACTGAAATGGTAGATCAAAATATTAAACAAGAAGAAAAAGCTACTGATAACACTACAGCATCTAAAAAGGATGCACCATCAGCACAGAAAATGATGCGTGAGAATGAAATAAAGCCAAATGAAATTGAGGGAACTGGTATGGGCTCTCGCATTACTAAATCTGATGTTATTGATCATATAAATAGAAAGGAGATTCCTACTGCAATTAATATACAAGATGACGTGCCATCAAGAGATATCAACGTAACAAGGGAAAAGAGAGTTAAGATGAGCAAAATAAGGCAAGTGATAGCTGCTCGCCTTAAGGAGTCACAAAATACTGCTGCAATTTTAACTACTTTCAATGAAATAGACATGAAAAACGTTATGGATCTAAGAATCAAATATAAAGATCCATTTGAAAAAAAACATGGTGTTAAACTTGGGTTTATGTCTTTTTTTATTAAAGCAGTGACTTTAGCCTTAAAAGAAGTACCAGAAATTAATGCTGAGATCTCTAAGGATGAGATAATATATAAAAATTATTATGACATTGGTGTTGCAGTTGGCACTGATAAGGGGCTAGTTGTTCCTGTTATTAGGAATGCAGATCAAATGTCATTTGCAGAAATTGAAAATACATTAATTCAGCTCAGTAAAAACGCACGTGAGAACAAGCTTCAAGTTGCTGATCTGATAGGTGCTACATTTACTATTTCTAATGGTGGAATCTATGGTTCTTTACTTTCAACTCCCATTATAAATCCACCACAGTCTGGAATTTTAGGCATGCACACAATACAAAATAGACCTGTAGCAATTGGTAATTCTATTGAAATTAGACCTATGATGTATATTGCACTTTCATATGATCATAGAATAGTAGATGGAAAAGGCGCAGTAACCTTCTTAGCTATTGTAAAACAGTACATAGAAGACCCAAATAGATTAGCTTTAGGGGTGTAG
- a CDS encoding enoyl-CoA hydratase/isomerase family protein: MNMEFNSKNQDLSAFKQEPVITNIAASLWDIGDGVVCFEFNSKDNTINYQTFKLLYDAINIVSKYFKCMLIGNDSANFSSGINHSSLRDNFKIKEEIEYSQSVLQMLKFANFPTVAAVSGFTLGAGCEIALHCSSIQAYMETHARLTEEGHVLSGLGCYTEMILRYLELKEFSQDIVSTNTTESAKQMYNLHMLKSSDQITEDRKKLLADAKEKVLKLLHNYCPPKEEQIKLSEVKLYLQNVGIVKKLEAGFGNQDFINRKDILNFEKEIALEAEKT, translated from the coding sequence ATGAATATGGAATTTAATTCAAAAAATCAAGATTTATCAGCTTTTAAGCAAGAACCTGTTATAACTAATATAGCTGCATCACTTTGGGATATAGGAGATGGTGTGGTGTGTTTTGAATTTAATTCAAAAGATAATACAATTAACTATCAAACATTTAAATTACTATACGATGCAATCAACATAGTATCTAAGTATTTTAAATGCATGTTAATAGGGAACGATTCTGCAAATTTTTCATCAGGAATAAATCATAGCAGTTTGCGTGATAACTTTAAAATAAAAGAAGAAATTGAGTATAGTCAATCTGTACTGCAGATGCTTAAATTTGCAAACTTTCCTACTGTTGCTGCGGTTAGCGGCTTTACCTTGGGGGCAGGTTGTGAGATAGCTCTGCATTGCAGCTCTATTCAAGCATATATGGAAACACATGCGAGATTAACGGAAGAGGGTCATGTATTATCGGGACTTGGCTGCTATACAGAGATGATATTGCGCTATTTAGAATTAAAAGAGTTTAGTCAAGATATTGTTTCAACAAACACAACTGAATCTGCAAAGCAGATGTACAATTTACATATGCTAAAAAGTAGTGATCAAATTACCGAGGATAGGAAGAAACTGCTTGCCGACGCTAAAGAAAAAGTGCTAAAACTTCTGCATAACTATTGCCCTCCAAAGGAAGAACAAATAAAGTTATCAGAAGTTAAATTATATCTTCAAAATGTAGGCATTGTAAAAAAGTTAGAAGCTGGTTTTGGTAATCAAGATTTTATTAATAGAAAAGATATTTTAAATTTTGAGAAGGAAATCGCTCTGGAAGCTGAAAAAACATGA
- a CDS encoding tetratricopeptide repeat protein yields MIKTLIFILILLQSFSIYADEEVFSQIAKAIKGGHSSVVNDSDFLEKRSDKFEIKVSENLTNVSHFLKKAKIAFDMGSIEIAESFYRQILDKFPKNKSALIGLGNLYYAQKDYKKAHETYLVLLKEYPQDTTVILNYFTVVSDYDPDFALKEMLNLSGDINFAPLYANIGLLYLRTDELNNAKDYMISALSLEPENVFYIYNLAIIFDKLSDFKNAASFYQKLVNLQGKDTIKNIPIQQVSNRLKFINSYL; encoded by the coding sequence ATGATCAAAACACTAATTTTTATTCTTATCTTGCTACAGTCTTTTAGCATTTATGCAGATGAAGAAGTATTTTCTCAAATCGCTAAAGCGATAAAAGGTGGACATTCAAGCGTAGTAAATGATAGTGATTTTCTCGAAAAAAGAAGCGATAAATTTGAAATAAAAGTTAGCGAAAATTTAACTAATGTAAGCCACTTTCTCAAAAAAGCTAAAATTGCTTTTGATATGGGAAGTATTGAAATTGCAGAATCTTTTTACAGGCAGATACTGGATAAGTTTCCTAAAAATAAAAGTGCATTAATTGGGCTTGGCAATCTTTATTATGCGCAAAAAGATTATAAAAAGGCACATGAGACGTATCTGGTTTTACTAAAAGAATACCCTCAAGATACCACTGTGATACTTAACTATTTTACAGTAGTTTCAGATTATGATCCTGACTTTGCTTTGAAGGAAATGTTAAATCTATCAGGTGATATAAATTTTGCACCACTCTATGCTAATATAGGTTTACTCTATTTAAGGACAGATGAGCTAAATAATGCTAAAGATTATATGATTTCTGCACTTTCTCTTGAGCCAGAAAATGTTTTTTATATTTATAATCTAGCTATTATATTTGATAAATTGTCAGATTTTAAAAACGCTGCTTCCTTCTACCAGAAACTAGTAAACCTGCAAGGTAAAGACACCATAAAAAACATTCCAATACAACAAGTAAGCAATAGATTGAAATTTATCAATAGTTATTTGTAA
- the ftsZ gene encoding cell division protein FtsZ, translated as MSLLRPKITVIGLGGAGGNAVNNMIQSNLQGVEFITANTDSQALDYSLAEKKIQLGINLTKGLGAGASPEVGKGAAEESISEIKEYISDSNMLFITAGMGGGTGTGSAPVIAKFAKEHKILTVGVVTKPFAFEGSRRAKIAEDGLRELQEYVDTLIIIPNQNLFKIANEKTTFSDAFKLADNILHIGVRGITDLMVMPGLINLDFADIKTIMSEMGEAMMGTGEAEGENRAISAAEAAMLNPLLDNISMKGAKGILINITGGADMTLFEVDAAANRVREEVDSNANIIFGATFNNEIENKIRVSVLATGIDSTTSFEDENSFNSKITNNSFYKSTSDEQKALKSYDNLNKQDETKKTPTDAFNGISEVIKNHKRIAELAGENPNWNFNFVDVPAFLRRDNK; from the coding sequence ATGTCTTTATTGCGTCCAAAGATTACTGTAATTGGCTTAGGTGGAGCAGGCGGCAATGCTGTAAATAATATGATCCAATCTAATCTGCAGGGAGTAGAATTTATTACGGCAAATACAGACTCTCAAGCACTAGATTATTCTTTAGCAGAGAAAAAAATTCAATTGGGGATTAATTTAACCAAGGGTTTAGGTGCTGGTGCATCACCAGAAGTTGGCAAAGGTGCAGCAGAAGAATCAATTAGTGAGATTAAAGAATATATCTCTGATAGTAATATGCTTTTCATTACTGCAGGCATGGGAGGAGGCACAGGAACTGGTTCGGCGCCAGTGATAGCTAAATTTGCCAAAGAACATAAAATATTAACTGTAGGAGTTGTTACAAAACCTTTTGCTTTTGAAGGTAGCCGCCGGGCAAAAATAGCAGAAGATGGACTTAGGGAGTTGCAAGAATATGTTGATACTTTGATTATTATTCCCAATCAAAACTTATTTAAAATTGCAAATGAAAAAACTACTTTTTCCGATGCATTTAAACTTGCTGATAATATTCTTCATATTGGGGTTAGGGGTATAACAGATCTTATGGTTATGCCGGGGCTTATTAATCTCGATTTTGCTGATATAAAAACAATAATGAGTGAGATGGGTGAAGCCATGATGGGCACAGGAGAAGCAGAGGGAGAAAATCGAGCAATAAGTGCAGCAGAAGCTGCAATGCTTAACCCACTGCTAGATAATATCTCAATGAAAGGAGCAAAAGGCATATTGATTAATATAACTGGCGGAGCGGATATGACCCTTTTTGAGGTTGATGCGGCAGCAAATAGAGTGCGTGAAGAAGTGGATAGTAACGCCAATATTATATTTGGAGCGACGTTTAACAATGAAATTGAGAATAAAATCAGGGTTTCAGTGCTTGCTACTGGGATAGATAGCACTACTTCATTTGAAGATGAAAATTCATTTAATAGTAAAATCACTAATAATTCATTTTACAAATCTACTAGCGATGAACAAAAAGCATTGAAATCCTATGATAATTTAAATAAGCAAGATGAAACAAAAAAGACGCCTACAGATGCATTTAATGGAATATCAGAAGTAATAAAGAATCATAAAAGAATAGCCGAACTTGCAGGAGAAAACCCAAATTGGAACTTTAATTTTGTTGATGTACCGGCTTTTTTGAGAAGAGATAATAAATAA
- a CDS encoding EVE domain-containing protein, translated as MQFWLLKVEPSVYPWKNMIKDKITSWDGIRNHQAQKYMKSMKVDDLAFFYHTEKEKAIVGIVKIHNEYYCNDNARFGVVDVEYFKPLEKRVTLGQIKQNSDLQNMLILKQPRLSVSSILQREWDTILQMSTK; from the coding sequence ATGCAATTTTGGCTTTTGAAGGTAGAGCCGAGTGTTTATCCATGGAAAAACATGATCAAGGATAAAATTACAAGTTGGGATGGTATACGCAATCATCAGGCACAAAAATATATGAAATCCATGAAGGTTGATGATTTAGCTTTCTTTTATCATACGGAAAAAGAAAAAGCTATTGTTGGCATAGTGAAGATACACAATGAATATTATTGCAATGATAATGCAAGATTTGGTGTTGTAGATGTTGAATATTTTAAACCTTTGGAGAAAAGAGTTACTTTAGGGCAGATAAAGCAAAATTCCGATCTACAAAATATGCTTATATTAAAACAACCTCGTTTGTCGGTATCTAGCATACTGCAAAGAGAGTGGGATACTATCTTGCAAATGAGCACAAAATGA
- the ybeY gene encoding rRNA maturation RNase YbeY, whose translation MTEISIHSDRWYDVIDDPEKFIKNIINVFLERLKIANYQPIISILMADDGVLHKLNLEHRSQDKPTNVLSFSYEKLSQGCFLGDIAISVDRVIAESVEYETSILSHTAYLVLHGLLHLLGYDHEQEDEETKMQSLEEEIMAELDIKKVLM comes from the coding sequence ATGACAGAAATAAGCATTCACAGTGACAGATGGTATGATGTTATAGATGATCCTGAAAAATTTATAAAAAATATTATTAATGTTTTCCTAGAAAGGCTAAAAATAGCTAACTATCAGCCAATAATTTCAATACTCATGGCAGATGATGGTGTATTGCATAAGCTTAATTTAGAGCATCGCAGCCAAGATAAACCAACAAACGTACTTTCCTTTTCTTATGAAAAATTATCACAAGGGTGCTTTTTAGGGGATATAGCAATATCAGTAGATAGAGTAATTGCCGAATCAGTTGAATATGAAACTTCCATACTATCACATACTGCTTATTTGGTATTACATGGGCTGCTTCATCTTTTAGGTTATGATCATGAACAAGAGGACGAAGAAACTAAGATGCAGAGTCTAGAAGAAGAAATCATGGCAGAACTGGATATAAAAAAGGTACTAATGTAA
- a CDS encoding outer membrane protein assembly factor BamD has translation MYKLLLFCFIIMLAGCPHKHNIQKIDEKTEAQLYKEATDLAKNKKYKQAIKVFQEVEDLYPFSDWAIKAQLQSATANYDSGNYSKAAALLDEYVYMYPNDQDIAYVYYLRILSYYAQIDNIKREQKVAYTTLELLKEYMQIFPTSQYSSILEKKMDSVIDHVAAYELSVGKFYLKRGHYISAIKRFEEIENNYSDSNYTTEALCGSMEAYLALGIHEEAHRKELKILDRSDAKKCANKMVQISR, from the coding sequence ATGTATAAGCTATTATTATTCTGCTTTATTATTATGCTAGCTGGCTGCCCACATAAGCATAATATCCAAAAGATAGATGAGAAAACAGAGGCTCAACTGTATAAAGAAGCTACAGATCTAGCCAAAAATAAAAAGTACAAACAAGCAATTAAAGTTTTTCAAGAAGTTGAAGATCTATACCCATTTTCGGATTGGGCAATAAAAGCTCAGCTACAATCTGCCACTGCAAATTATGATAGTGGTAATTATAGCAAAGCTGCAGCTCTTTTGGATGAATACGTATACATGTATCCAAACGATCAGGATATTGCCTATGTGTATTACTTAAGAATACTCTCTTATTACGCACAGATTGACAACATTAAACGTGAGCAAAAAGTGGCGTACACAACTTTAGAATTATTAAAAGAATACATGCAAATTTTTCCAACTAGTCAGTACAGTAGTATCTTAGAGAAAAAAATGGATTCAGTGATAGATCATGTAGCAGCTTATGAACTTTCTGTTGGCAAGTTTTATTTAAAACGTGGTCATTACATATCTGCAATCAAACGTTTTGAAGAGATAGAGAATAATTATAGTGACTCAAATTATACTACTGAAGCCTTGTGTGGATCAATGGAAGCATATTTAGCCTTAGGTATTCACGAGGAAGCTCACAGAAAGGAGCTTAAAATACTAGATAGATCAGATGCAAAAAAATGTGCAAATAAAATGGTACAAATAAGTAGATAA
- a CDS encoding DnaJ domain-containing protein yields the protein MNISETVNSILYRFVNESTAKTDNENIGNMSKGEALKILGLTEDAKSSDVNQAYHNLMKSIHPDKGGSAYLAQKINEARDVLLK from the coding sequence ATGAATATTAGTGAAACTGTTAATTCCATCTTATATAGATTTGTAAATGAGAGCACTGCCAAGACAGATAATGAAAATATAGGTAATATGTCAAAAGGTGAAGCATTAAAAATCTTAGGCTTAACTGAGGATGCAAAAAGCAGTGATGTAAATCAGGCTTATCACAATTTAATGAAATCGATACACCCAGATAAAGGAGGATCTGCTTACCTGGCACAAAAAATAAACGAAGCACGGGATGTGTTACTTAAGTAA
- a CDS encoding NifU family protein → MFIQIEDTPNPNTLKFLPGFPILKEGETAEFSQENDTSNSKLAKSLLQVEYVNNVFFGYDFITVTKSDEISWDLIKVEILTSIMDHFTAGGTALDNGDIKPADEDDEFYDEHNEEIVGRIKELIENYVRPAVAQDGGDIRFRGFKDGIVFVKLHGACSGCPSASLTLKQGVQNMLTYHIPEVAGVENI, encoded by the coding sequence ATGTTTATTCAAATTGAAGATACACCCAATCCTAATACACTAAAGTTTCTTCCAGGGTTTCCTATCTTAAAAGAAGGTGAAACAGCTGAATTTTCTCAGGAGAATGATACAAGTAATTCAAAATTAGCAAAGAGCCTTTTGCAAGTGGAATATGTCAATAATGTCTTTTTTGGTTATGATTTTATTACAGTTACAAAATCAGATGAGATCAGTTGGGATTTAATAAAGGTAGAAATACTTACCTCCATTATGGATCACTTTACAGCTGGTGGCACTGCACTTGATAATGGTGATATAAAACCTGCGGATGAAGATGATGAATTTTATGATGAGCACAATGAAGAAATAGTAGGCAGAATAAAAGAGTTAATTGAGAATTATGTAAGACCTGCAGTCGCTCAAGATGGAGGTGATATTAGATTTAGAGGATTTAAAGATGGTATAGTTTTTGTTAAACTACACGGTGCATGTTCTGGCTGCCCAAGTGCATCACTCACTCTAAAGCAGGGAGTACAAAATATGCTAACTTATCATATTCCAGAAGTTGCAGGAGTGGAAAATATTTAG
- a CDS encoding M48 family metalloprotease translates to MFFNLSYVTMLPNSSDIMNAKFYSFLLILFFCHTNSYAIQLIRDSEAESIIRELTAPLFKAANVDPNLVKVFIVDDKALNAYVIDNNNIFVNLGLIQYSKSPYPMLGVIAHELGHIAAGHVLQRDNDINNAKIGVYASYLLGIISAITVDPAVGTALIHGGSHLGERAFLNSNRVQEEIADQYALKYLDSAGYSNSGIQDILRYLDKSEHPQIDQYSLTHPLSSKRLFYVQNYQAINNIQPIPADKLYRFERLVTKLDAFSSPINTLLDKYSDESDLSKYARAIIYYRQSKINKSIEQLKSLIEDSPQDPYYHELKGEILYKIGKIDESVASYKQALSLVKNQSTLIKLQLSQALLLKDPQEAVFYLEQASAEEKNSPFIWKQLAIAYGRSGNIGMSYFALTKKAFLEEDTSKFKKYSELAVKNLPQDSPYLLQIDDMLKHHIKT, encoded by the coding sequence TTGTTTTTTAATCTTTCATATGTTACCATGCTGCCAAACAGCAGTGACATAATGAATGCAAAATTCTATAGTTTTTTATTAATTTTATTTTTCTGTCACACAAACTCCTATGCCATCCAGCTTATAAGAGATAGCGAAGCAGAATCTATAATACGAGAATTGACAGCACCTCTATTTAAAGCTGCAAATGTAGATCCTAATTTGGTGAAGGTTTTCATTGTTGATGACAAAGCACTAAATGCTTATGTTATTGATAATAACAACATTTTCGTAAATCTTGGGCTAATACAATATTCAAAGAGCCCCTATCCTATGCTTGGGGTTATAGCACATGAGCTTGGCCACATAGCTGCAGGGCACGTGCTGCAAAGAGATAATGATATCAATAATGCTAAAATAGGAGTGTATGCAAGTTACCTACTTGGGATAATTTCAGCCATAACAGTTGATCCAGCTGTTGGTACAGCACTAATACATGGTGGTAGCCACTTAGGAGAAAGAGCATTTTTAAATAGTAATCGTGTTCAAGAAGAAATAGCAGATCAGTATGCTTTAAAATACCTAGATAGTGCTGGCTATAGTAACTCTGGAATACAGGATATTTTAAGATATTTGGACAAATCTGAGCATCCACAAATTGATCAATACTCTCTTACGCATCCGCTAAGCAGTAAGCGTTTATTTTACGTGCAAAATTATCAAGCGATAAACAACATACAACCCATACCTGCTGATAAACTGTATAGGTTTGAGCGTCTGGTAACAAAGCTAGATGCGTTTTCTAGCCCTATTAATACTTTACTGGATAAATATTCAGACGAATCAGATTTATCTAAATACGCCCGTGCTATTATTTATTACAGGCAATCTAAAATAAATAAGTCTATAGAACAACTTAAATCATTGATTGAAGATTCCCCTCAGGATCCTTATTATCACGAATTAAAAGGTGAAATTCTTTATAAAATTGGCAAAATAGATGAGTCTGTGGCGAGTTATAAGCAAGCGTTATCCCTAGTTAAAAACCAAAGTACACTAATAAAGCTGCAATTATCACAAGCTTTATTACTTAAGGATCCCCAAGAAGCAGTTTTTTATTTAGAACAAGCAAGTGCTGAAGAAAAAAATAGCCCATTCATCTGGAAGCAACTTGCTATAGCATACGGACGTAGTGGTAATATTGGTATGTCATATTTTGCTTTAACAAAGAAAGCATTTCTTGAAGAGGATACAAGCAAATTTAAAAAATATTCTGAGCTAGCAGTTAAAAACCTACCTCAAGATAGCCCCTATTTATTGCAAATAGATGATATGCTCAAACATCATATAAAAACGTAA